CTCTCAATTCCATTAAATTCAAGTATTTATTACTCAGCTGATCCTTCTTCAACAACGATTTCGTCGTTTGAAACTGCAGCGTTTTCTTTTCCTTGGTTTCCTTCGATGATAGCGTTAGCCATTACAGAAGCGATTAACTTTACTGATCTGATAGCGTCGTCATTTGCTGGAATTGGGTAAGTTATTAAATCAGGATCCACGTTTGTATCGATCATAGCGAATACAGGGATTCCTAATTTAGCAGCTTCTACTACTGCTAATGTTTCTTTCTTAACGTCTACTACGAATATAGCAGCTGGAACTTCTTTCATATCTTTAATTCCTGATAAGTTTTTAGAAAGTTTTACTAACTCTTTTCTGAAGTTAGAAGCCTCTTTTTTAGTGTATGCTGTATCTAATGTTCCATCAGCATCCATTCTCTCTAATTCTTTTAATCTCTCTACTCTAGTTTGGATAGTTTTGTAGTTTGTTAACATTCCACCTAACCATCTGTTGTTTACGTAGTACATTCCTGATCTTTCAGCTTGATCTTTTACAGCTTCTTGAGCTTGCTTTTTAGTTCCTACGAATAAAACTTTTCCACCGTTTGCTGCGATTTCTCTCATTACAGCATAAGCTTCCTCAATTTTCTTTAAAGATTTGTGTAAATCGATTACGTGGATTCCGTTTCTCTCAGTGAAGATGTACTTAGACATCTTTGGATTCCATCTCTTAGCTTGGTGTCCAAAGTGAACTCCAGCTTCAAGTAATTGTTTCATAGTAATTACTGCCATTTTTTAATTCCTCCTAATTTTGGTTATTTCTTCCACTGATCTCAAAACTAAACATCCCCTAAGGGCACCTTGTTTAGAAATAATCAATGTGCATTTTATTAGCAAATTATTGTATCACTTTTTTCTATTTTTGTCAACAAATATATATGCTCCATTTCTTCCTGAATCCTCTTTTTCTCTTCTATAAGAGTGAAAATTATCTCTATATGTGCATAGATTATTAGTTATTATATTTTTTTCCTGTATTCCAATCTCTTTCATAAGATTATAATTAAATTTCTGGTTATCAAAATAATATTTACTTTCTTTTTTTAAAAAAACTTTTTCTAAAAGTTTCTCATTAAATTTTCTCTTAAATTTCAAGTAAAAATCTTCTGATACTTCATAATTCTCAAGAGATATTCCTATTCCAAATGCTACTATAATATTTTTTACCTTACTATTAAATTCTTTTATCATCATCTCAATAGCTTTTGAACCAATATTTTCAAAACTTCCTACCCATCCTGAATGAATACATCCAAAAGCGCCATTTTCACTATCATATATATAGATCGGCAAACAATCAGCATATTTTGTAAATATAACTACGTCATCTCTTTTAGTTATAAATCCATCTGTATCTTCTGAATAAGTTGTTGTTTCTTTATCAATAACTACAATATTTGATGAGTGTGTTTGAAATCCTGAATAAATTTTTTTATCCTCTATATTTAATATTGAGTTAATTTTATTTCTATCCTCTTCTTTTTTTACATCTCCAAAGCTTTTAGTAGTGTAAATTGCCTTTAATCCTAACTTTGAAAACTCATCAAGTTCATAATAAAATTCTTTATCTATAAACATTTTAAACTCTCTTTAAATTCCAATGTTTTTTTCATTTTTTTACATAAAATTTCAAACTCTTGAAAATTTAAACTTTGTTCTCCATCAGATAAAGCACATGCTGGATTTTGATGTATTTCTACCATCGCACCATCAGCTCCTGCTAGGATACATCCTAGTGTCACTGGTTCAACTAAAGATTTTTTACCCGTTCCATGACTTGCATCTATTATAATTGGAAGATGAGATTTTTCTTTTAAAAGTGCTACACCATTTATATCAACAGTATTTCTAGTTGCAATTTCAAATGTTCTAATTCCTCTTTCACAAAGAATAACTTTTTCATTACCAAAAGCAACTATATATTCTGCCGCCATTAAAAACTCTCTTATTGTAGCACTTAATCCTCTTTTTAAAAGAATAGGCTTATTTGTCTTTCCTAGTTCCTTTAATAAGCTAAAATTTTGCATATTTCTAGCTCCAACTTGAAATATATCTGTATATTTTTCTATCAACTCTATATCTCTAGTATCCATTACTTCTGTTACCATTACAAGGTCATATTTATCACATGCTTCTCTCATATATTTTAGGCCCTCTTCTCCTAAACCTTGGAAGTCATATGGAGATGTTCTTGGCTTAAAAGCTCCACCTCTTAAAAATTCTCCTCCATTTTCCTTTACTACTTTAGCAATGTCCATTATCATCTCTTTATTTTCAATTGAACATGGCCCTGCCATTAAAATTAAATCTGTACCACCTATTTTCCTACCTTTTATTTCTATAAGGGTATCCTCTTTTTTAAACTCTCGACTAACGAACTTAAAAGGCTTTCCTATCTTTATAGTCTCCTTAACTATTGAGAATTCCTTCAATTCTTCCTTAGTTAGTCCATCTTTTTTTCCCATTATTCCTATTTTTTTTATGCTACCATCTAAAATCTCTAAAGCTCCATGTCCTGTTTTTTGTATAAATTTCTTCAGCTCTAAGATTTCTTCAGATGTAGCACTTTCTTTTAACACTACATACATTTTTATCACCTAATTTTTTATTATTATTATATCATATTTATACCAAAACAGTGCTTTTTAAATTCACATTTTAAACATTTTTCTTCAGACAATCTTTTTTCTGAAAACATACCGTTAGATATCCGCTCTGTTATCGAATCAAAATCCTTTAAAATTTCTTCTTCGTCTCCTATATTATAAGGAACTTCAATTTTATTTTCATTTTTTACAAAATATATATATCCACCTGAAACTTTCTTCTCACTATTCATTGATAATAAATAACAATAAAGTTTTATTTGTGATATATAATTTTCTAAACTCTCTTTATCTATACTATCTGATCCTGTTTTAAAATCTACTATTTTTAAATTTTCTCCTTCTTGTATAATTAAATCTAATTTTCCTTCAATAGTATAAGCACCTCTAAATACAAATAAATTTTTTTCAACATCTACTATTTTATTTTTTAATAAATCACCATTGTAATAATTTAAAATTTGTTCTAAACCTTTATTTAAAACTTCTTTATCTAAAAATAAATTCTCCTTCTTTTTCATAAATTCATAATCAGAGTAGTATTTATTTTGTATTTTCTCTATATTTAAATCTTTACCATTTAATATAGAAAGATTTAAATGCTCAAAGCTTTCATGAATTAAAGTTCCATAAAAATTTTCAATTG
The sequence above is drawn from the Cetobacterium somerae ATCC BAA-474 genome and encodes:
- the rpsB gene encoding 30S ribosomal protein S2, with amino-acid sequence MAVITMKQLLEAGVHFGHQAKRWNPKMSKYIFTERNGIHVIDLHKSLKKIEEAYAVMREIAANGGKVLFVGTKKQAQEAVKDQAERSGMYYVNNRWLGGMLTNYKTIQTRVERLKELERMDADGTLDTAYTKKEASNFRKELVKLSKNLSGIKDMKEVPAAIFVVDVKKETLAVVEAAKLGIPVFAMIDTNVDPDLITYPIPANDDAIRSVKLIASVMANAIIEGNQGKENAAVSNDEIVVEEGSAE
- the pgeF gene encoding peptidoglycan editing factor PgeF; translation: MFIDKEFYYELDEFSKLGLKAIYTTKSFGDVKKEEDRNKINSILNIEDKKIYSGFQTHSSNIVVIDKETTTYSEDTDGFITKRDDVVIFTKYADCLPIYIYDSENGAFGCIHSGWVGSFENIGSKAIEMMIKEFNSKVKNIIVAFGIGISLENYEVSEDFYLKFKRKFNEKLLEKVFLKKESKYYFDNQKFNYNLMKEIGIQEKNIITNNLCTYRDNFHSYRREKEDSGRNGAYIFVDKNRKK
- the aroF gene encoding 3-deoxy-7-phosphoheptulonate synthase; amino-acid sequence: MYVVLKESATSEEILELKKFIQKTGHGALEILDGSIKKIGIMGKKDGLTKEELKEFSIVKETIKIGKPFKFVSREFKKEDTLIEIKGRKIGGTDLILMAGPCSIENKEMIMDIAKVVKENGGEFLRGGAFKPRTSPYDFQGLGEEGLKYMREACDKYDLVMVTEVMDTRDIELIEKYTDIFQVGARNMQNFSLLKELGKTNKPILLKRGLSATIREFLMAAEYIVAFGNEKVILCERGIRTFEIATRNTVDINGVALLKEKSHLPIIIDASHGTGKKSLVEPVTLGCILAGADGAMVEIHQNPACALSDGEQSLNFQEFEILCKKMKKTLEFKESLKCL